A genome region from Proteobacteria bacterium CG1_02_64_396 includes the following:
- a CDS encoding phospho-N-acetylmuramoyl-pentapeptide-transferase has product MIYHLAMAFQDQISGLNLFRYITFRAIGALLTGLVIALALGPATIRRLALWQGKGQPIRTDGPPAHLLKSGTPTMGGLLILLAMVMASLLWAEWTNPLVWVVLLTTAGFAAIGYWDDYLKLIRRDPNGMPSRYKFLLQLIVALIAAMALSALGMADRAGGDLVIPFLKTVHWDLGAWWIPFVVLVVVGTANAVNLTDGQDGLAIGPAMVAAVVLAAIVYLSGHAKFSEYLLLPYVPGAGEIAVILSSLTGAGLGFLWFNAYPAQVFMGDIGALAIGGLLAVAAVVVGQELLLLLLGGIFVVEALSVMVQVASFKLRGKRVLRMAPIHHHFELKGWAEPKITVRFWIISIVLGLLALATLKVR; this is encoded by the coding sequence ATGATTTACCACTTGGCGATGGCGTTTCAGGACCAAATCAGCGGCCTGAATCTGTTCCGGTACATCACATTCCGGGCAATCGGGGCGTTGCTTACCGGTCTGGTCATCGCCTTAGCGTTGGGCCCCGCGACGATCCGGCGGCTGGCGCTGTGGCAAGGCAAGGGGCAGCCGATCCGCACCGACGGTCCCCCCGCCCATCTATTAAAATCGGGAACCCCCACCATGGGGGGGCTGTTGATTTTGCTGGCGATGGTCATGGCCTCTTTGCTTTGGGCTGAGTGGACCAACCCCCTGGTCTGGGTGGTTTTGTTGACCACCGCCGGATTTGCCGCCATCGGCTACTGGGACGACTACCTCAAGCTGATCCGCCGCGATCCCAACGGCATGCCGTCCCGCTACAAGTTTTTGTTACAGCTCATCGTCGCCTTGATCGCGGCGATGGCGCTCAGCGCCCTGGGGATGGCCGACCGGGCGGGGGGCGATCTGGTGATCCCCTTCCTCAAGACGGTCCATTGGGATTTGGGCGCCTGGTGGATCCCCTTCGTGGTGCTCGTGGTGGTCGGCACCGCCAACGCGGTCAATCTGACCGACGGCCAAGACGGATTGGCGATTGGCCCCGCCATGGTGGCGGCGGTGGTGCTGGCCGCCATCGTCTACCTGTCGGGTCACGCCAAATTCAGTGAGTACCTGTTGCTCCCCTACGTGCCGGGAGCGGGGGAGATCGCGGTGATCCTCTCCTCGTTGACCGGGGCGGGACTCGGTTTTCTCTGGTTCAACGCCTATCCGGCCCAGGTCTTCATGGGTGACATCGGGGCGCTGGCCATCGGAGGGCTGCTGGCGGTGGCGGCGGTGGTGGTGGGGCAAGAGCTGCTGCTGCTGCTGCTCGGGGGGATTTTCGTGGTCGAGGCGCTCTCGGTCATGGTCCAGGTCGCCTCGTTCAAACTGCGGGGCAAACGGGTGCTGCGCATGGCTCCGATCCACCACCATTTCGAACTCAAGGGGTGGGCCGAACCGAAGATCACGGTGCGGTTTTGGATTATTTCGATCGTGTTGGGGCTGCTGGCCCTGGCGACGTTGAAGGTGCGCTGA
- a CDS encoding UDP-N-acetylmuramate--L-alanine ligase, producing MHLHIVGIGGIGMSGIAKVLLTQGFTVSGSDLRRSEPVEALERAGARVFIGHAAENIEGATAVVISSAVKADNPEVVEARRRRIPVVPRAEMLAELMRFKAGIAVAGTHGKTTTTSLVGWLLAQAGLDPTLIIGGKVNAFGTNAVLGRGKYLVAEADESDGTFLHLTPTVAVVTNIDPEHLDHYGTFEALQEAFHRFVQSVPFYGRAVVCVDHPVVQQLLPDLTRPVTTYGFSAAAQMRAKALGSGRFQVTAFGQDWGIFELPLPGKHNVLNALAALGVGHFLKLDVETMRAALASFGGVGRRFEPVGERDGVTVIDDYGHHPKEVEAALEAGRERFGDRRLVVCFQPHRYSRTHDLFEDFCRAFNHADCLLVMPIYAAGESPIEGIDSQALVEGIRAHGHPCVELAPEDPQGLLDATLKSGDVLITLGAGSVTQVGRRWVGGHA from the coding sequence ATGCACCTGCACATCGTGGGGATCGGCGGCATCGGTATGAGCGGCATCGCCAAGGTGCTGTTGACCCAGGGGTTCACGGTCAGCGGTTCCGATCTGCGCCGCTCCGAGCCGGTCGAGGCGTTGGAGCGGGCCGGGGCGCGGGTGTTTATCGGCCACGCCGCCGAGAACATCGAGGGGGCGACTGCGGTGGTGATCTCCTCGGCGGTGAAAGCCGACAACCCCGAGGTGGTCGAGGCCCGCCGCCGTCGCATCCCGGTGGTGCCGCGCGCCGAGATGCTGGCCGAGTTGATGCGCTTCAAAGCGGGGATCGCGGTGGCCGGCACCCATGGCAAGACCACCACCACCTCGCTGGTGGGCTGGCTGCTGGCGCAAGCGGGGCTCGATCCGACCCTCATCATCGGCGGCAAGGTCAACGCCTTCGGCACCAACGCGGTGCTCGGTCGGGGCAAATACCTGGTCGCCGAGGCCGACGAGTCGGACGGCACCTTCCTCCACCTGACCCCAACAGTGGCGGTGGTGACCAACATCGACCCGGAGCATTTAGATCACTACGGCACCTTCGAGGCGTTGCAAGAGGCGTTTCATCGCTTCGTGCAGTCGGTCCCGTTTTATGGCCGCGCCGTGGTCTGCGTCGACCATCCGGTGGTGCAGCAGCTGCTGCCCGATTTGACCCGTCCGGTGACCACCTACGGATTTTCGGCCGCCGCCCAGATGCGGGCCAAGGCGCTGGGCAGCGGCCGTTTTCAGGTCACCGCCTTCGGGCAGGACTGGGGCATCTTCGAGCTGCCGTTGCCGGGCAAGCACAACGTTCTCAACGCCCTGGCGGCGTTGGGGGTGGGGCACTTTCTCAAGCTCGACGTCGAGACGATGCGGGCCGCGCTGGCCAGCTTCGGCGGGGTAGGGCGGCGCTTCGAGCCGGTGGGGGAGCGGGACGGGGTGACGGTGATCGACGACTACGGCCACCACCCCAAAGAGGTGGAGGCGGCGCTGGAGGCGGGGCGCGAACGTTTCGGCGACCGACGCCTGGTGGTCTGTTTTCAGCCCCACCGCTACAGCCGCACCCATGATTTGTTCGAGGATTTTTGCCGCGCCTTTAACCACGCCGACTGTTTGCTGGTGATGCCGATCTACGCGGCCGGGGAGTCCCCCATTGAGGGGATCGACAGCCAGGCGCTGGTTGAGGGGATTCGGGCCCACGGCCACCCCTGCGTCGAGCTGGCGCCGGAGGATCCCCAAGGGCTGCTCGACGCCACCCTGAAATCGGGGGATGTGCTCATCACTTTAGGGGCGGGCAGTGTGACGCAAGTCGGCAGGCGTTGGGTGGGGGGGCACGCATGA
- a CDS encoding putative lipid II flippase FtsW encodes MLGIVLALISVGVVFVFSASVWWAQADRGDPYFYLRREVLYVLIGLTFMTLGWAVDYRRLAVYRKWIFGLAVFGMMATFMPGLRVELNNANRWIDIGMVTVQPIEFAKIAVIVYMASFFVRRQDRIQEFWRGLFPPLVVMGFMVAIAMRQPDFGGAMIMVAVTALLFVIAGASLVQMFALLAIATSFATVAVGWAGYRQDRLTAFLNPEADPLGSGYQLLQSLYAFGHGGLSGVGLGESVQKAFYLPESFSDFILAIVGEELGLIGTLVLLGLLALFFVRGMVIARYARDEFGYLLASGLTLLITVEGAINAAVVMGALPTKGLTFPFVSYGGSSLMMSCFLVGVLLNIYRQGELARRNRAVAGA; translated from the coding sequence ATGCTCGGGATTGTACTGGCGTTGATTTCGGTGGGGGTGGTGTTCGTCTTTTCGGCCTCGGTCTGGTGGGCCCAGGCCGACCGGGGCGATCCCTACTTCTACCTGCGCCGCGAGGTGCTCTACGTCCTGATCGGCCTGACCTTCATGACCCTGGGGTGGGCGGTCGACTACCGGCGGCTGGCGGTGTACCGCAAGTGGATTTTTGGTTTGGCGGTCTTCGGGATGATGGCCACCTTCATGCCGGGGCTGCGGGTCGAACTCAACAACGCCAACCGCTGGATCGACATCGGCATGGTGACGGTTCAACCCATCGAGTTCGCCAAGATTGCGGTGATCGTCTACATGGCCAGCTTCTTCGTGCGACGCCAAGACCGCATTCAGGAGTTCTGGCGGGGGCTCTTCCCCCCCTTGGTGGTCATGGGGTTCATGGTCGCCATCGCCATGCGTCAGCCCGATTTTGGCGGGGCGATGATTATGGTGGCGGTCACCGCGCTGCTCTTTGTGATTGCGGGCGCCTCGCTGGTGCAGATGTTCGCCCTGCTGGCGATTGCCACCTCGTTTGCGACGGTAGCGGTCGGTTGGGCCGGGTATCGACAGGATCGGCTGACCGCGTTTCTCAACCCTGAGGCCGATCCACTGGGCAGCGGCTACCAGTTGCTGCAATCGCTCTACGCGTTCGGCCACGGGGGCTTAAGCGGGGTGGGGCTGGGGGAGTCGGTGCAGAAGGCCTTCTATCTGCCCGAATCGTTCAGCGATTTCATCCTGGCGATTGTGGGTGAAGAACTCGGGTTGATCGGCACCCTGGTGCTGCTGGGGCTGCTGGCGCTGTTTTTCGTGCGGGGGATGGTGATCGCCCGTTACGCCCGTGATGAGTTCGGCTACCTGCTCGCCTCGGGATTAACCCTGCTCATCACCGTCGAGGGGGCGATCAACGCCGCCGTGGTGATGGGGGCGCTGCCGACCAAGGGGCTGACTTTCCCCTTTGTTTCGTATGGCGGCAGCTCCTTGATGATGAGCTGCTTCTTGGTCGGGGTGCTGCTCAACATCTACCGGCAAGGGGAGCTGGCCCGGCGCAACCGGGCGGTCGCCGGGGCATGA
- a CDS encoding UDP-N-acetylmuramoylalanine--D-glutamate ligase — translation MRVDCWILGVGISGAGLARALSGRGLTLALSDDKMDPATLQTLAAELGAQVWPVDPALVAQAAAITPAPGIRPEHPVRAAAQGAGKVVGDVEWLARLRPERLLCAITGTNGKSTITALIAHLLGVAPSGNIGRAAGEAIAEVDTGPLVVEVSSFQAELVATVKPKVGIYANLAPDHFDRYPDLAAYHAAKGRLFERMGLGDTLIVGAGIPTDWLEDRRRAGVEVVEVAESDDPLLGSGFENLPLQLIGRPNRWNVAVAILAARQLGLDEGVLTRRLLSFEPLPHRMVPVAQTGSRLCVDDSKATNVHAAAAALRGWARGAGALWWIVGGLAKEYDFLELAAAAQGLEIHPLYFGKDGPRIAAQLQPLLGGEVVADMAAALDRVSGEGAVLLSPACASFDLYTSFGQRGDHFADLCRQRFGAPTAHRVGA, via the coding sequence ATGCGTGTCGATTGCTGGATCCTGGGGGTGGGAATTTCGGGGGCCGGTTTGGCCCGCGCCTTGAGCGGTCGCGGTCTGACCCTGGCGCTGAGCGACGACAAGATGGATCCCGCCACCCTGCAAACCCTAGCTGCTGAACTCGGGGCGCAGGTGTGGCCGGTCGATCCGGCCCTGGTGGCGCAGGCGGCGGCGATCACCCCCGCCCCCGGCATCCGGCCCGAGCACCCGGTACGGGCGGCGGCGCAGGGGGCGGGCAAGGTGGTGGGCGATGTGGAATGGCTGGCCCGGCTGCGCCCCGAACGGCTGCTGTGCGCCATTACCGGCACCAACGGCAAGTCGACGATCACCGCCCTGATCGCCCATCTGCTCGGGGTGGCTCCCAGCGGCAACATCGGTCGGGCGGCGGGGGAGGCGATTGCCGAGGTCGATACCGGCCCGCTGGTGGTCGAGGTTTCGAGTTTTCAGGCCGAGTTGGTCGCGACGGTGAAACCCAAGGTGGGGATCTACGCCAACCTGGCCCCCGATCATTTCGACCGCTATCCCGATTTGGCCGCCTACCACGCTGCCAAGGGGCGTTTGTTCGAGCGCATGGGATTGGGCGACACCCTGATCGTCGGGGCGGGGATTCCGACCGATTGGCTGGAGGATCGCCGTCGCGCCGGGGTTGAGGTGGTCGAGGTTGCCGAAAGCGACGATCCCCTGCTCGGCAGCGGCTTTGAAAATTTGCCGCTCCAACTGATCGGACGCCCCAACCGCTGGAACGTCGCGGTTGCGATTTTGGCGGCGCGGCAGCTCGGGCTCGACGAGGGGGTGCTCACTCGGCGGTTGTTGAGCTTCGAGCCGCTGCCCCACCGCATGGTGCCGGTGGCCCAAACCGGTTCGCGGCTGTGTGTCGACGATTCGAAGGCGACCAACGTGCACGCCGCCGCCGCCGCCTTACGCGGTTGGGCGCGGGGCGCTGGGGCGCTGTGGTGGATCGTCGGGGGGCTGGCCAAGGAGTACGACTTTTTAGAACTGGCCGCCGCCGCTCAGGGTTTAGAGATCCATCCCCTCTACTTCGGCAAGGATGGCCCCCGCATCGCAGCCCAGCTTCAGCCGCTGTTGGGGGGTGAGGTGGTCGCCGACATGGCGGCAGCGTTGGATCGGGTCTCAGGGGAGGGGGCGGTGCTGCTCTCGCCGGCCTGCGCCAGCTTCGATCTCTACACCTCGTTCGGGCAGCGGGGCGATCACTTCGCCGATCTGTGTCGGCAGCGGTTCGGGGCGCCGACGGCGCATCGGGTCGGCGCGTGA
- a CDS encoding UDP-N-acetylenolpyruvoylglucosamine reductase produces the protein MIARPNEPMALHTTWHLGGAADWFLQPETVGQWFDWCRDHPVEGPLLVIGRGSNILVRDGGVAGTVLSTKQWKGLTVQADGRVRAEAGVAVASLSRAALDKGLTGIEFLVGIPGSVGGAIRMNAGAHGGEIGPLVTEVVTCDRHGKRKVWRGDEIQWRYRHSSIPEDQIVVEVALELRPGEGGAIRSKMAAIIERRNATQPLHRLNAGSVFRNPDGDYAARLIEAAGLKGAKVGGAQVDPMHANFITHEGDASAADVERLIAMVQEQVHARFGVTLVREVQIVGRPA, from the coding sequence ATGATCGCGCGCCCCAACGAACCGATGGCGCTGCACACCACCTGGCACCTGGGGGGGGCCGCCGATTGGTTCTTGCAACCCGAGACCGTTGGGCAGTGGTTCGACTGGTGTCGGGATCACCCGGTGGAGGGTCCGCTGCTGGTGATCGGGCGGGGAAGCAACATCTTGGTGCGGGACGGCGGGGTGGCCGGAACGGTCCTTTCGACCAAGCAGTGGAAGGGGCTGACGGTTCAGGCCGACGGTCGGGTGCGTGCCGAGGCGGGGGTGGCGGTTGCCTCCTTAAGCCGTGCCGCGCTCGACAAGGGGCTGACCGGCATCGAGTTTCTGGTCGGCATCCCCGGTTCGGTCGGGGGGGCAATCCGAATGAACGCAGGTGCCCACGGCGGCGAAATCGGCCCCCTGGTCACCGAGGTGGTGACCTGCGACCGCCACGGCAAGCGCAAGGTGTGGCGGGGCGATGAGATTCAGTGGCGCTATCGCCATTCCTCGATTCCCGAAGATCAGATCGTGGTTGAGGTGGCGCTGGAGCTACGCCCCGGCGAGGGGGGGGCGATCCGCAGCAAAATGGCGGCGATCATCGAGCGGCGCAACGCCACCCAGCCGTTGCATCGCCTCAACGCAGGTTCGGTGTTTCGCAATCCCGACGGCGATTATGCCGCCCGGTTGATCGAGGCGGCGGGACTCAAGGGGGCCAAGGTCGGAGGGGCGCAGGTCGATCCGATGCACGCCAATTTTATTACCCACGAGGGCGACGCCAGCGCCGCCGACGTGGAGCGGTTGATCGCCATGGTGCAAGAACAGGTTCATGCGAGGTTCGGTGTGACGTTGGTGCGTGAGGTGCAAATCGTGGGGAGGCCGGCATGA
- a CDS encoding undecaprenyldiphospho-muramoylpentapeptide beta-N-acetylglucosaminyltransferase, protein MKAPNLVIAGGGTGGHVFPALAAANAWMARHPGAKVLFIGGERGLENKLVPEAGFELIALPVAAWVGKRWGHRLKVLIDLPVALWRAYRAIRRVDPVAVLAVGGYAALAGGVAARVARVPLLVHEQNGRVGRTNRILGRLAARRMTGFPEAGWGVPTVMVGNPVRTALFQGDGPRDCLAVLGGSQGARSLNRGIPAALAWWKRQGGQIPPVLHQSGVSEADEVRGAYAQAGIEAQVLPFVADMGGFYGRAGLLVARSGAMTVAEIAATATPAVLVPLPWAADDHQSANAAALADLGGAKVAKEPLEAETLGRLLAELWGDETTRQHMAVQARTMARPDAAARIVNEIEQIAGIETQQGHS, encoded by the coding sequence ATGAAAGCGCCGAATCTGGTCATTGCGGGGGGGGGGACCGGCGGTCATGTCTTCCCCGCCCTGGCGGCGGCCAACGCCTGGATGGCCCGTCACCCCGGCGCCAAGGTGCTCTTCATCGGCGGCGAGCGGGGGCTTGAGAACAAGCTGGTTCCCGAGGCGGGGTTCGAGCTGATCGCCCTGCCGGTGGCGGCCTGGGTCGGCAAGCGCTGGGGCCATCGCCTCAAGGTCTTGATCGACCTGCCGGTGGCGCTATGGCGGGCCTACCGGGCGATCCGCCGGGTTGATCCGGTGGCGGTGCTGGCAGTCGGGGGATACGCGGCTCTGGCCGGTGGGGTGGCGGCAAGGGTGGCGCGGGTGCCGCTCTTGGTCCACGAGCAAAACGGCCGGGTAGGACGCACCAACCGGATTTTGGGGCGGCTCGCCGCCCGGCGGATGACCGGCTTTCCCGAGGCGGGATGGGGCGTCCCGACGGTGATGGTGGGCAACCCGGTGCGCACGGCGTTGTTCCAGGGCGACGGCCCCCGCGACTGTTTGGCGGTCTTGGGGGGGAGCCAAGGGGCGCGCAGTCTCAACCGGGGGATTCCGGCGGCGCTGGCCTGGTGGAAGCGCCAGGGGGGGCAGATTCCCCCGGTGCTGCACCAAAGCGGGGTTAGCGAGGCCGACGAGGTTCGGGGTGCCTACGCGCAAGCGGGGATCGAGGCGCAGGTGCTCCCCTTTGTGGCCGATATGGGCGGTTTTTATGGTCGGGCGGGGCTCTTGGTGGCGCGCTCCGGGGCGATGACGGTGGCCGAGATCGCCGCCACTGCCACCCCGGCGGTGCTGGTGCCGCTCCCCTGGGCCGCCGATGACCACCAGAGCGCCAACGCCGCCGCATTGGCCGATCTGGGGGGGGCGAAGGTTGCCAAGGAACCGCTGGAGGCAGAAACGCTGGGGCGCTTGCTGGCCGAACTTTGGGGTGACGAGACGACGCGGCAACACATGGCAGTCCAAGCCCGCACCATGGCCCGACCCGACGCAGCCGCAAGAATCGTGAACGAGATCGAGCAGATCGCAGGCATCGAGACCCAACAGGGGCATTCGTGA